Below is a genomic region from Kribbella qitaiheensis.
ATCGGTGGCGTCGACGCGGTGATCTCGTCGCCGATGCTCCGCACGCGGCAGACGGCCGGGACCGTTGCCGACGCGCTCGGGCTCGACGTGGTGGTGAACGACGCGTGGGTCGAGTGCTCGTTCGGCGACTGGGACGGGTTCACCTTCGCCGAGGTGCAGGAGAAGTGGCCGGAGGCGCTCAACGCGTGGATGGAGTCGACGTCGGTCGCGCCGCCCGGTGGCGAGTCGTTCGACGCCTGCGCCCGGCGAGCCAGGTCCGCGCGGGACTCGGTGCTGTCGGCGTACCCGGGCAAGACGGTCGTCGTCGTCACCCACGTGACGCCCATCAAGCTGATGGTTCGCGGCGTCCTGCAGGCCCCGATGACGTCGCTGTTCCGGATGGAACTGCGGCCCGCGACCATCACCGAGATCCACTGGTACGCCGACGGCTTGGCCTCACTTAAGAGCTTCAACATCCAGCCCGCACTAGTCTGACCTCTACAACCCGCCACAACGGGGTGGTGGGCGGAGTGGACGGAGTGGTCGGGTGCCGTTGCAAAAGGTTCATTTCGCGGAGGAAGTCCCGGAGGTCTTCCGGGCGTCGTTGTCGGCGATCCGGCGCGAACTCGACGTACCGGCAGAGTTTCCGGCCGAGGTGGTGCAGGCGGCGCTGACCGCCGCCAAGAACCCCCGGCTGCCCGAGCTGGACCGGACCGAGATCGAGTTCGTCACGATCGATCCGCCGGACTCGATGGACCTCGACCAGGCGCTGCACATCGAGCGCGACGGCGACGGGTACACGGTGCACTACGCGATCGCGGACGTCGCGGCGTTCGTCCAGCCCGGCGACCCGATCGACGTGGAGGCCCGTAAGCGGGGCGAGACCCTCTACGCGCCGGACAAGCGCACCTCGCTGCACCCGCCGGAGCTTTCCGAAGGTGCGGCGTCGTTGCTGCCCGACCAGGTCCGGCCGGCGCTGCTGTGGACGATCCAGGTCGACGCCTCGGGCGAAGGCACGGACGTGAACTGCAAACGCGCGCTGGTGAAGTCGCGCGCCAAGCTGAACTACGCCGGCGTACAGCAGGACCTGGATGCCGGTACGGCGTCGGAGTCGCTGCAGTTGCTGCGCGAGGTCGGCAAGCTCCGCGAGCAGCGCGAACTCGAACGCGGCGGCGTCAACCTGCCGATCCCGGACCAGGAGGTTGTCACCGGCAACGGCGAATGGACCCTGGAGTTCCGCGCGCCGCTGCCGGTGGAGGGCTGGAACGCGCAGATCTCGCTGCTCACCGGGATGGGCGCCGCGCACCTGATGATGTACGGCGAGATCGGGATCCTGCGGACGTTGCCGGAGTCCCACGACGACCTTCGCCGCAAACTGGAGAACACCGCGAAGGCGCTCGGGATCGGCTGGCCTGTCGGTACGTCGTACGCCCAGTTCATCCACGGCCTGGATCCGAAGGTGCCCGCCCACGCGGCGATGCTCGCTGCCTGCACGGTGCTCTTCCGCGGCGCCGGGTACACGTCGTTCTCGGGTGGAGTGCCGGAGCAGCCGGAGCACGCGGCGATGAAGTCGGAGTACGCGCACGTCACCGCGCCGCTGCGCCGGCTGGTGGATCGCTGGACCGGCGAGATCTGCGTGGCGCTGTGCGCGGACACTCCGGTGCCCGACTGGGTCCGCGAGTCGATGGACGAGATCCCGAAGATCATGGACGAATGCGATCGCAAGGCCCACGCCTACGAACGCGCGATCGTGTCGATGGTCGAGGCCGGGCTGGTCGCCGAACAGGTCGGGTCCGAGTTCGACGGTGTGATCACCGACATCGACGACCGCGAGGAGACCCGGGGCATCGTCGCGCTGACCACGATCGCGATCGAAGGCCGGGTCACTGGCAAGACCGCACTGCCACTCGGCCAACCGGTCCGCGTCAAGCTGATCAAGGCCGACATCACCGTCGGCACAATCGCCTTCGAACTACTCGGCTGAACAGTTGGTTCGCAACCGACTGGAGGATCGTCGTGCCATGCTGTCGGCGTGTCTTCGGCGATCGGGCTTAGGGTGCCGTCGCCGGTGGTCGAGCTGGCGGACGAGCGGCTGGCGGCGGGTGGGGTTCGCGTGCTGCTGAAGCGGGACGATCTGATTCATCCGGAACTGCCGGGCAACAAGTGGCGGAAGTTGAAGTACAACCTTGTCGCGGCTCGCGAGCAGGGACACGACACCCTGCTGACCTTCGGTGGTGCGTACTCCAACCACCTCCGGGCGACCGCGGCTGCCGGTCACTACGGATCATTCCGCACCATCGGGGTGGTCCGCGGCGAACAGCACCTCCCACTGAATCCCTCCCTCTCGTACGCCGAGGCGCGCGGGATGCAGCTGAGCTACCTTGACCGAACCACCTACCGATCCAAGGCATCCGCTGAGGTCATCGAGACCCTTCACCAGGAGTTCGGGGACTTCTACCTCCTGCCCGAAGGCGGCAGCAACCGGGAGGCGGTCATCGGCTGCGCGGAGCTTCCCGCCGAGCTCGAAGACCACTTCGACGTGCTCTTCTGCGCGGTAGGTACCGGCGGCACCCTCGCCGGCATCGCGGCTGGTCTGTCACCCGGTCAGCGAGCCATCGGCATCCCTGTCATCAAGGGTGGCGAGTATCTCGAGCAGGAGATCACCAACCTCCAAACCCTCGCGTTCGGTAGCCGCCGAGGCAACTGGACTCTCAACCATGCCCACCACTTCGGCGGCTACGCGAAACGCACCCCAACCCTCGACCACTTCATCACCGACTTCGAGACCCGCCACCACCTCCGCCTGGACTGGGTCTACGTCGCGAAGATGATGCACGCCCTCTACACCCAAGCAGCACAAGGAGCTTTCGCCCCCGGTACGACGATCGTTGCCGTGATCACCGGCTCCGACGAGCTCCCGACCTCTGAGAACGAACCCAACGCCCCATCACCAAAGGCTTAGTGGCAGTGCTCTTCGGTTTCCCGGTGGGTGATGCTGGGGTCGCCGGCTGGGGCGCCCAGACCGGTGGTGCGGCCTGAAGGTTGTTCCCAAGGTTCCTGGCGGCCAAGGGCGGTGAGGTCTATGACGTTTCCGCTGAAGCCCAGGGAGTCACAGCCGCGCCCGTACGTGGAGTAGGTGTGGTGGACGGCGTCGTCGGTGCGGAGGAAGCAGCTCATGCCGTGGAGGTCGAACGGTTGCTCGGTCTGGCTGAACTCACTTCCGGAGAGTTGGTCCCACTCGCGCTTCGTCCGATAGTTGTACTCGAAGGGCACCACGGAGTCGTCGAGGGTGACGCCGAAGTCGTAGTTGAAGGTCGTGCCGGCCGACGAGTACCACGGGAACGTCCAGCCCATCCGCTGCTTGAAGGCGGCGATCTTCTCGTACGGCGCGCGCGAGATCGCGGCGAAAGTGGTGGCCCGGTCGGTGAGCCCGTTCAGATGGCCGATGTCGTCGGCGAACCCGGAGCAGTTCGGGCAGCCCGCGTCCCACTCGGGCTGGAACATGAAGTGGTACACGACCAGCTGCAGCCGGCCCTGGAAGAGGTCTACCAGCCGGATCGAGCCGTCCGGGCCGGTGAACACGTAGTCCTGCTCGACCTGCACCATCGGCAGCCGACGGCGGTTCGCGTTCAGCTCGTCCCGCCGCTTGGTGAATTCCTTCTCCTCCTGCAGGAACTTCTTCCGCGCGACGAGCCACTCCGAGCGCGAGACGACCTCAGGCAGTTCCATTCTTTCTCCTGCTCACCGGCACCCGACGCGGGTGCGTTCACAGGCAACGTCGTAACCGGCCGAGGCGCCTCGACATCGCAGTACTAGGTCAGCTCGACCTCGTACGTCTGGCTGAGCAGGCCCTCGCCGAACAACTCATGCGGCTCCTGCGCTGTCAGCGTGAATCCGCGGGCCAGGTAGATGTTGCGTGCGGCGATCAGCGGATCGTTCGTCCACAGCACCATTCGCTTGTAGCCGGCCGCTCGCGCGAAGTCGAGGCAGGTGTCGACCAACCTGCCGCCGAGACCATGCCCACGGGCGGACGGATGCAGGAGCAGCAGCCGCAGCTTGGCCGTCGCCGCATCCGGGCCACGAACGCAGAAGATCGAGCCGAGCCGTTCGTCATCCTGTTCGGCGATCCAGGCGGCCTCGAGGTCCGGGTCGTACGTCGTGGCGAAGTCGGCCACGATCCGCGCGACCAGCCCCTCGTAGTCCAGCCCCCAGCCGTACTCCGCGGCGTACAGCTCGCCATGCGCCTGCAGCACCCAGCCGAGATCGCCCGGCCGGCCAAGTCTTCTGATCTGCATCTGCCACCACCCACTCTACTGACACGACTGTTTCAGTGAGTGATACTAACCCCATGGCCGCGCCGAAACCAGCCCCCTCCGCCCGGGAG
It encodes:
- a CDS encoding GNAT family N-acetyltransferase, translated to MQIRRLGRPGDLGWVLQAHGELYAAEYGWGLDYEGLVARIVADFATTYDPDLEAAWIAEQDDERLGSIFCVRGPDAATAKLRLLLLHPSARGHGLGGRLVDTCLDFARAAGYKRMVLWTNDPLIAARNIYLARGFTLTAQEPHELFGEGLLSQTYEVELT
- a CDS encoding RNB domain-containing ribonuclease → MPLQKVHFAEEVPEVFRASLSAIRRELDVPAEFPAEVVQAALTAAKNPRLPELDRTEIEFVTIDPPDSMDLDQALHIERDGDGYTVHYAIADVAAFVQPGDPIDVEARKRGETLYAPDKRTSLHPPELSEGAASLLPDQVRPALLWTIQVDASGEGTDVNCKRALVKSRAKLNYAGVQQDLDAGTASESLQLLREVGKLREQRELERGGVNLPIPDQEVVTGNGEWTLEFRAPLPVEGWNAQISLLTGMGAAHLMMYGEIGILRTLPESHDDLRRKLENTAKALGIGWPVGTSYAQFIHGLDPKVPAHAAMLAACTVLFRGAGYTSFSGGVPEQPEHAAMKSEYAHVTAPLRRLVDRWTGEICVALCADTPVPDWVRESMDEIPKIMDECDRKAHAYERAIVSMVEAGLVAEQVGSEFDGVITDIDDREETRGIVALTTIAIEGRVTGKTALPLGQPVRVKLIKADITVGTIAFELLG
- a CDS encoding 1-aminocyclopropane-1-carboxylate deaminase/D-cysteine desulfhydrase, with the protein product MSSAIGLRVPSPVVELADERLAAGGVRVLLKRDDLIHPELPGNKWRKLKYNLVAAREQGHDTLLTFGGAYSNHLRATAAAGHYGSFRTIGVVRGEQHLPLNPSLSYAEARGMQLSYLDRTTYRSKASAEVIETLHQEFGDFYLLPEGGSNREAVIGCAELPAELEDHFDVLFCAVGTGGTLAGIAAGLSPGQRAIGIPVIKGGEYLEQEITNLQTLAFGSRRGNWTLNHAHHFGGYAKRTPTLDHFITDFETRHHLRLDWVYVAKMMHALYTQAAQGAFAPGTTIVAVITGSDELPTSENEPNAPSPKA
- a CDS encoding DUF899 domain-containing protein — protein: MELPEVVSRSEWLVARKKFLQEEKEFTKRRDELNANRRRLPMVQVEQDYVFTGPDGSIRLVDLFQGRLQLVVYHFMFQPEWDAGCPNCSGFADDIGHLNGLTDRATTFAAISRAPYEKIAAFKQRMGWTFPWYSSAGTTFNYDFGVTLDDSVVPFEYNYRTKREWDQLSGSEFSQTEQPFDLHGMSCFLRTDDAVHHTYSTYGRGCDSLGFSGNVIDLTALGRQEPWEQPSGRTTGLGAPAGDPSITHRETEEHCH